The proteins below are encoded in one region of Apostichopus japonicus isolate 1M-3 chromosome 22, ASM3797524v1, whole genome shotgun sequence:
- the LOC139964285 gene encoding uncharacterized protein codes for MAEQLERDVSGSNNEETTASRETVIGDSDLTTMSPAGLNPKNQNSSADVKVSQDLKSEETEHKDDDGHEEDFASNIVSNVLEKVIKQLTIDHSQGDTVHQDVGALNVGIERCDLNQGTGDHNQTITHNAGSLEPIVVPTEKNYAMDDYPKREIKDEEYNGRTMLEDHDRMTGTQKVFPEELEDRKQDMHESVYIPSEDGQKMVFRDDEMSGSQRYVQDPGEGGYPQYRLHDDSVSQMDKASILSSGVLEIKIPGTMDNSFCADHHPGAMPQGIYISNHPMHYRNLEVSHSYPPPTEMFSSHASLHQQTISPRSSPSQRLMQFPKLRTSATTSGKKFLSSEQRTSIRFSQRLRLPPSIARMSTVMTNTRERTEKQRMMSTYYEERSPSKLLTLEQCINSRPPMPFDLDTPGPCRYTPNNQPLYERNSPRYTFGNKYYERNGGGRTAFSKTWFNSENNFTTKTNFEDRWPSPANNSTSKSQLGRKLPTKMTYPSFTIGVKSKYSINKRGSEKEPSPSEYNPSKADGVKYNKAPSFSMTFRHRGTSLWSNSELSPAPDLYNPRVKFTSSKPHRPAFTIQGIRRPKSHALGPHATF; via the exons ATGGCTGAACAGTTAGAAAGAGATGTCTCTGGTAGTAATAATGAAGAGACAACTGCTAGCAGAGAAACGGTCATTGGTGATTCTGATTTAACAACAATGTCTCCAGCAGGCTTGAACCCTAAAAATCAAAACAGTTCAGCAGATGTAAAAGTTTCCCAAGATTTGAAGTCTGAGGAAACGGAACATAAAGATGATGATGGACATGAGGAAGATTTTGCTTCAAACATTGTGTCGAATGTTTTAGAGAAAGTCATAAAGCAGCTAACCATTGATCACAGTCAGGGGGACACTGTGCACCAGGATGTAGGAGCGTTGAACGTTGGCATTGAACGTTGTGATCTGAACCAGGGTACTGGCGAccacaatcagacaatcacacACAATGCTGGCAGTTTAGAACCAATAGTTGTCCCCACTGAAAAGAACTATGCAATGGATGATTATccaaagagagaaataaaagatGAAGAGTACAATGGACGGACTATGCTAGAAGATCACGACCGGATGACAGGAACTCAAAAAGTTTTTCCTGAAGAATTGGAAGATCGGAAACAGGACATGCATGAGTCAGTTTATATACCATCAGAGGATGGTCAAAAGATGGTATTCAGGGATGATGAAATGTCTGGCTCACAAAGATACGTACAAGACCCAGGTGAAGGAGGCTACCCACAGTATAGGCTTCATGATGATAGCGTATCCCAGATGGATAAGGCCTCCATTCTCTCATCTGGAGTCCTTGAGATAAAAATTCCTGGAACAATGGACAATTCCTTCTGTGCTGATCATCATCCTGGTG CAATGCCACAAGGGATCTACATCTCCAACCATCCCATGCACTACCGGAATCTTGAGGTTTCACATTCCTACCCTCCTCCCACTGAAATGTTTTCATCTCATGCGAGTCTCCACCAGCAGACGATTTCACCAAGATCAAGTCCTAGCCAGAGGCTGATGCAGTTTCCAAAGTTACGGACATCCGCCACAACATCTGGGAAGAAGTTCCTTTCCTCAGAACAAAGAACCTCTATTAGGTTCTCTCAGAGACTAAGGTTACCTCCATCCATAGCAAGAATGTCCACGGTGATGACCAATACAAG AGAAAGAACTGAAAAGCAGAGAATGATGAGTACATACTATGAAGAAAGAAGCCCAAGCAAGTTATTGA CTCTTGAGCAATGCATCAACAGCAGGCCTCCTATGCCCTTTGACCTGGACACACCTGGACCCTGTCGCTACACCCCAAACAACCAacctttatatgaaagaaacTCTCCAAGATATACATTTGGCAACAAATATTATGAAAGGA ATGGTGGCGGTAGGACTGCTTTTTCCAAAACTTGGTTTAACAGTGAAAATAACTTCACAACTAAAACAAACTTTGAAGACAGG TGGCCCTCACCTGCTAACAATTCCACATCTAAATCACAGCTAGGGCGGAAACTTCCTACCAAGATGACATACCCTTCCTTTACCATCGGGGTTAAATCAAAGTATTCTATCAACAAAAGAG GTTCAGAGAAGGAACCGTCACCAAGTGAATACAACCCTTCCAAAGCAGACGGTGTCAAGTACAACAAAGCTCCTTCATTCTCGATGACCTTCAGGCATAGAGGGACTTCTCTGTGGTCTAACTCAG AACTATCCCCAGCACCAGATCTTTATAATCCACGTGTCAAATTTACCTCGTCCAAACCGCACCGTCCAGCCTTCACCATCCAAGGAATAAGACGACCCAAGAGTCATGCTTTGGGACCTCATGCAACTTTCTGA